A stretch of the Archangium violaceum genome encodes the following:
- a CDS encoding pyridoxal-phosphate-dependent aminotransferase family protein, with translation MIPGPVEFDPEVMRALGAKTASHVAPEFISVFGRALKRLREVCLAPSAQPFVVSGSGTLAMELAVANLVEPGDRALVVNTGYFSDRMATLLERHGAEVSQARCEPGEAPEVEAVERMLADGRFKVMTVTHVDTSTGVLAPVEALVRAANRHGVLSVVDGVCATAGETFHQDAWGADVYLTASQKAIGVPPGLALLTVSPRAMAAWRARRTPVRSLYADFSEWLPIMEAYEAGRAAYFATPPVNLVCALDVSLGQILREGMEARFARHRRMAQAFRAGWRALGLRTLPVSESVTAHTLSALYFPEGVDTTVLGRVREQGVVLAGGLHPQLKTRYFRVGHMNVVSPGDVLATVGAVERALAAAGHRAEPGVGVAAAQAELVSAK, from the coding sequence ATGATTCCCGGCCCGGTGGAGTTCGACCCGGAGGTGATGCGTGCGCTGGGCGCGAAGACGGCCAGCCACGTGGCCCCCGAGTTCATCTCCGTGTTCGGCCGGGCGCTGAAGAGGTTGCGCGAGGTGTGCCTGGCGCCGTCGGCGCAGCCCTTCGTGGTGTCCGGCAGCGGCACGCTGGCCATGGAGCTGGCGGTGGCCAACCTGGTGGAGCCGGGCGACCGCGCACTGGTGGTGAACACCGGGTATTTCAGTGACCGGATGGCCACACTGCTCGAGCGCCACGGCGCGGAGGTGTCGCAGGCGCGATGTGAGCCGGGCGAGGCGCCGGAAGTGGAGGCGGTGGAGCGGATGCTGGCGGATGGCCGCTTCAAGGTGATGACGGTCACCCACGTGGATACGAGCACCGGAGTATTGGCGCCAGTGGAGGCGCTGGTACGAGCGGCGAACCGGCACGGGGTGCTGTCGGTGGTGGACGGGGTGTGTGCCACCGCGGGGGAGACCTTCCACCAGGACGCGTGGGGCGCGGACGTGTACCTCACCGCGAGCCAGAAGGCGATTGGCGTGCCGCCGGGCCTGGCGCTGCTCACGGTGAGCCCGCGTGCGATGGCCGCGTGGCGGGCCCGCCGGACTCCGGTGCGCTCGTTGTACGCGGACTTCAGCGAGTGGCTCCCCATCATGGAGGCGTACGAGGCCGGCCGCGCCGCCTACTTCGCCACGCCGCCCGTCAACCTGGTGTGCGCGCTGGACGTGAGCCTGGGGCAGATCCTGCGCGAGGGAATGGAGGCGCGCTTCGCCCGTCATCGCCGCATGGCCCAGGCCTTCCGCGCCGGGTGGCGGGCGCTGGGGCTGCGGACGCTGCCCGTGTCCGAGTCGGTGACCGCGCACACGCTCAGCGCGCTGTACTTCCCGGAGGGCGTGGACACCACGGTGCTCGGCCGGGTGCGTGAGCAGGGCGTGGTGCTCGCCGGGGGACTGCATCCGCAGCTCAAGACGCGCTACTTCCGCGTGGGGCACATGAACGTGGTGAGCCCGGGAGATGTGCTGGCCACGGTGGGCGCGGTGGAGCGGGCGCTCGCGGCCGCGGGGCACCGGGCGGAGCCGGGTGTCGGCGTGGCGGCCGCGCAGGCGGAGCTGGTCTCGGCGAAGTGA
- a CDS encoding ChaN family lipoprotein: MGRIWDARQGRWVEEPALAAELSRARFVLLGEQHDNPDHHRLQAELVRALTGSGREPVLAFEMLDVEQQPLIDEALARSPREPDAIAQAVDWEKSGWPDWSLYRPIFAVGTERGLRIIGANLPLAQVKELVTRGLEAMSPETRARLGLETPLPEDVARAMRAEMHESHCGHLPESMLEPMVLAQRARDAQMADRLLTTATEDGALLITGNGHARTDRGVPAQLVRRAPELPVRSLAFIEVSPEAREPRDYAPPDSPGQLPYDYVWFTPAEEREDPCAMFRQPKQPKAPAPEKSPGK, encoded by the coding sequence GTGGGAAGAATCTGGGACGCGCGGCAGGGCCGCTGGGTAGAGGAGCCCGCGCTGGCGGCGGAGCTCTCCCGGGCCCGCTTCGTGCTCCTCGGCGAGCAGCACGACAACCCCGATCACCACCGCCTGCAGGCCGAGCTGGTGCGAGCACTCACCGGCTCTGGCCGCGAGCCCGTGCTCGCCTTCGAGATGCTCGACGTGGAGCAGCAACCCCTCATCGACGAGGCACTCGCCCGTTCGCCCCGGGAGCCGGATGCCATCGCCCAGGCCGTTGATTGGGAAAAGAGCGGCTGGCCCGACTGGTCTCTCTACCGTCCCATCTTCGCCGTGGGCACCGAGCGCGGCCTGCGCATCATCGGCGCCAACCTCCCGCTGGCCCAGGTGAAGGAGCTCGTCACCCGGGGCCTCGAGGCCATGTCTCCGGAAACACGCGCCCGGCTCGGGCTCGAGACGCCCCTGCCGGAGGACGTCGCCCGCGCCATGCGCGCGGAGATGCACGAGTCCCACTGCGGCCATCTGCCCGAGTCCATGCTCGAGCCGATGGTGCTCGCCCAGCGGGCGCGCGACGCGCAGATGGCCGATCGCCTGTTGACCACCGCCACGGAAGACGGCGCCCTGCTCATCACGGGCAACGGCCACGCACGCACCGACCGCGGTGTCCCCGCGCAGCTCGTCCGACGTGCCCCCGAGCTCCCGGTGCGCAGCCTGGCCTTCATCGAGGTCTCCCCCGAGGCCCGTGAGCCACGCGATTACGCGCCCCCCGATAGTCCCGGGCAGCTCCCGTATGACTATGTCTGGTTCACCCCCGCCGAGGAGCGGGAGGACCCGTGCGCCATGTTCCGCCAGCCCAAGCAGCCCAAGGCGCCCGCGCCGGAGAAATCCCCCGGAAAATAG
- a CDS encoding M1 family metallopeptidase yields the protein MRWLLVVLVALVSFRCTHAPEAPPASGAPSSEATAPAWPEPQPPQLRLPDSVRPVRYALDLTLLPAEPTYAGIVTIDVDVREPVHQVWLHAQDLQITHASVLTGGRTLEARAVTATEGRLGLLLPETLGAGQAQLTLAFIGRADRERSQGLYAVEEGGESYLYTFFEPIDARRAFPCFDEPGFKVPWRLRFTVKQEHVALANHAVVSEEPLPGGLKRVTFAESRPMPSYLVAFVVGPFDLVDGGPIGRAHVPLRFIVPRGRGAETAYAARVTPRIITLLEDFFDQTYPYEKLDVAVVPRFWGTMEHPGIVALGQPLTLIPPGEETPQRRKSYANIAIHELGHYWFGDVVTCQWWDDIWLNESLTSWLDQKITDRLEPGWLFELEGRSNSAAFAFETDSLTTSPPVRKPITTNDDIIGSFDNGTTYAKGAALLTMLEGWLGREGVRGMLRTWVREHAWGVATSEDFLATMSASLGPDAARVFRGYIDQPGVPRVSASAQCEAGKAPRLKLSQERYLPAGSGGSTARTWSIPVCVRAGRGKDVTRACTLLTGTTGELELPLPGCPSWFLLNADGTGYYRVGYSREQLAGLISAPRGTLTTAEQLAFLADVKAAVDRGDLPLGEALKLVPATAADPHRLVVQSGIRFVTGIHRELLPEEDRQRYLAWLRELYGPRARALGWTPRPGESDDVKQVRNLLVGYVASKGEAALSREADRLARAWLADRKSVNPETVWMALRVAAGNGDRALFDTMLAQARATKDRNERSRLLATLGAFRDPALVKEALALVTGDAFDVRDTSAILRTAFSTPESRALAWDFYKQHFDQLAGKLRSDELNGLIEMVGELCDENRRAEAEALLTPRVANIEGGPRSLSRALESIRLCIEADRRHQPGVREFLRARGKAGKKMASP from the coding sequence ATGCGCTGGCTACTCGTCGTTCTCGTCGCACTCGTTTCCTTCCGCTGTACCCATGCGCCCGAGGCCCCACCGGCCTCCGGGGCGCCCTCGTCCGAGGCCACCGCTCCCGCGTGGCCCGAGCCCCAGCCCCCACAACTGCGCCTGCCCGACTCCGTGCGGCCGGTGCGCTACGCGCTGGACCTGACGCTCCTCCCCGCCGAGCCCACCTACGCCGGCATCGTCACCATCGACGTGGACGTGCGTGAGCCCGTGCACCAGGTGTGGCTGCACGCGCAGGACCTCCAGATAACCCACGCAAGCGTCCTCACCGGAGGCCGCACATTGGAGGCCCGGGCCGTCACCGCCACGGAGGGCCGCCTCGGGCTGCTGCTCCCGGAGACGCTCGGCGCCGGACAGGCCCAGCTCACCCTCGCCTTCATCGGACGCGCGGACCGCGAGCGCAGCCAGGGCCTCTACGCCGTGGAGGAGGGCGGCGAGTCCTATCTCTACACCTTCTTCGAGCCCATCGACGCGCGGCGCGCCTTCCCCTGCTTCGACGAGCCGGGCTTCAAGGTGCCCTGGCGCCTGCGTTTCACGGTGAAGCAGGAGCACGTGGCGCTCGCCAACCACGCCGTCGTCTCCGAGGAGCCGCTGCCCGGGGGCCTCAAGCGCGTCACCTTCGCCGAGAGCCGCCCGATGCCGAGCTACCTCGTGGCCTTCGTGGTGGGCCCCTTCGACCTCGTGGACGGCGGCCCCATCGGGCGCGCCCATGTCCCGCTGCGCTTCATCGTCCCTCGCGGCCGGGGCGCCGAGACGGCCTACGCGGCCCGTGTCACCCCGCGCATCATCACGCTGCTCGAGGACTTCTTCGACCAGACCTACCCCTACGAGAAGCTCGACGTGGCGGTGGTCCCCCGCTTCTGGGGCACCATGGAGCACCCCGGCATCGTCGCGCTCGGCCAGCCCCTCACCCTCATCCCCCCGGGCGAGGAGACGCCGCAGCGCCGCAAGTCCTACGCGAACATCGCCATCCACGAACTGGGCCACTACTGGTTCGGCGACGTCGTCACCTGCCAGTGGTGGGACGACATCTGGCTCAACGAGTCCCTCACCTCGTGGCTGGACCAGAAGATCACCGACCGGCTCGAGCCGGGCTGGCTCTTCGAGCTGGAGGGCCGCTCCAACTCCGCCGCGTTCGCGTTCGAGACGGACTCGCTCACCACCTCGCCGCCCGTGCGCAAGCCCATCACCACCAACGACGACATCATCGGCTCCTTCGACAATGGCACCACCTACGCCAAGGGCGCCGCGCTGCTCACCATGCTCGAGGGCTGGCTCGGCCGGGAGGGCGTCCGCGGCATGCTGCGCACGTGGGTGCGCGAGCACGCCTGGGGCGTGGCCACCTCGGAGGACTTCCTCGCCACGATGAGCGCTTCGCTCGGGCCCGACGCGGCCCGCGTCTTCCGCGGCTACATCGACCAGCCGGGTGTGCCCCGCGTCTCCGCCAGCGCGCAGTGCGAGGCGGGCAAGGCTCCGCGGCTGAAGCTCTCCCAGGAGCGCTACCTCCCCGCGGGCTCCGGTGGCTCCACCGCGCGGACGTGGAGCATCCCCGTATGCGTACGCGCCGGCAGGGGCAAGGACGTCACGCGCGCCTGCACGCTGCTCACCGGAACCACGGGTGAGCTGGAGCTGCCCCTCCCGGGCTGCCCCTCGTGGTTCCTCCTCAACGCGGACGGCACGGGCTACTACCGCGTGGGCTACTCGCGCGAGCAGCTCGCCGGGCTGATCTCCGCTCCCCGGGGGACGCTGACGACCGCGGAGCAGCTGGCCTTCCTGGCCGACGTGAAGGCCGCCGTGGACCGGGGGGATCTGCCGCTCGGCGAGGCCCTGAAGCTCGTCCCCGCCACCGCCGCGGACCCCCACCGCCTCGTTGTCCAGAGCGGCATCCGATTCGTCACCGGCATCCACCGGGAGTTGCTCCCCGAGGAAGACCGTCAGCGCTACCTGGCGTGGCTCCGTGAGCTCTACGGCCCCCGCGCGCGGGCCCTGGGCTGGACCCCCAGGCCGGGCGAGAGCGATGACGTGAAGCAGGTACGCAACCTGCTCGTCGGTTACGTCGCCTCGAAGGGGGAAGCGGCGCTGAGCCGGGAGGCGGACCGGCTCGCCCGGGCGTGGCTCGCGGACCGCAAGTCCGTGAACCCGGAGACCGTCTGGATGGCCCTGCGTGTGGCGGCGGGCAACGGAGACCGCGCCCTCTTCGACACGATGCTCGCCCAGGCCCGCGCGACGAAGGACCGCAACGAGCGCTCCAGGTTGCTCGCCACGCTGGGTGCCTTCCGCGACCCGGCCCTCGTGAAGGAGGCGCTCGCGCTGGTGACCGGAGACGCGTTCGACGTGCGCGACACGAGCGCCATCCTCCGCACCGCCTTCTCCACCCCCGAGTCGCGTGCCCTGGCGTGGGACTTCTACAAGCAGCACTTCGACCAGCTCGCCGGCAAGCTGCGCTCCGACGAGCTCAACGGGCTCATCGAGATGGTGGGAGAGCTGTGCGACGAGAATCGGCGCGCCGAGGCCGAGGCCCTGCTGACGCCCCGCGTGGCGAACATCGAGGGAGGACCGCGCTCCCTCTCCCGCGCCCTCGAGTCCATCCGGCTGTGCATCGAAGCGGATCGCCGCCACCAGCCGGGCGTGCGGGAGTTCCTCCGCGCTCGTGGCAAGGCGGGGAAGAAGATGGCGTCACCCTGA
- a CDS encoding ATP-binding protein — protein MSAGEGEREMGSVLRMFSRVSSTGSPGLGETARRRSSGVTAPTGTIALVVTDVQGSTRLWERCSAGMRVALDIHEQVLRSLLPEHDGYEVKTQGDSFMVAFASAVDAVRWCLEVQRALMHAPWPEELLAELDAAEVEAPGGLVHRGLRVRMGVHLGEPECRVDARTERVDYFGRMVNVTVRVAAAGHGGQVLVSGPAWTQVEGAMAALGQPVVRALGEFHLKGIDEAVSLVEVLPAELAERRFEALRVQRVRRGHVPGETGELIGRQEELTALRRGFSEGARLVTLLGPGGMGKSRLATRFGNLEMGACTWEGGVWMCELTDAATVGDICHAVGQSLGVALNRAGEDGDPAERLGRALAGRGDVLVILDNVEHVIQHMPATLGRWRELAPRARFLVTSREALLLPEERVVDLEPLEVPEEGETRPVRLECCDAVRLFVQRARAVRGSFELAAAEAPLVADIVRKLDGIPLAIELAAARTNLLGVGQIQERLSRRFDLLRGGRRDGSARQSTLWGAIDWSWNLLEPAERAALAQCSVFRGGFTLEAAESVLMFPPGGPDVMEIIQSLRSKSLLRAYAPEGLPGELRLGLYESIRQYASSRLAERGEGAILSARHASCYLALARRLSARMRGEGGELAFRRLALERENLLAACDNALAVVPATEGSLERALGALVALEPDVTARGPVGITLPRLDKALELSSTVAVEPLLRAEALAVRGRTHHGAGHLSSAWRDLEAARSAFGELGAVDREKRVLVDLGIVARDEGDVGMAWELVQEAQELPSAGDRWLDAYAVGNLGILELGRRGAGAALPHLRAALELFRAVGDVAFEVGFLTNYALAIGESGSTAEAVVLLEEAMEKASRVGDRAGQALARVNLGCFLLDAGRAAEAREHLEATVRMGQQLGMRILEGVSRGELGRALVALGAREAARTCLVEAISLLDRVSRWHALRFTAHLASVQAALGELPAAREGFASLEVTPELMGDAVLRELSSLLRASLDLAEAARATPGGEAERRALEEARRRVERARSAPAEAASSDLREALRVLGRRVLGAGGDTAQA, from the coding sequence ATGAGCGCAGGAGAGGGAGAGCGGGAGATGGGGAGTGTCCTGCGCATGTTCTCACGGGTCAGCAGCACCGGGAGTCCTGGCCTCGGGGAGACCGCGCGGCGGCGTTCCTCTGGCGTCACGGCCCCCACTGGAACGATCGCGCTCGTCGTCACGGACGTGCAGGGCTCCACGCGGCTGTGGGAGCGGTGCAGCGCCGGCATGCGGGTGGCGCTGGACATCCATGAGCAGGTGTTGCGCTCGCTGCTGCCGGAGCACGATGGCTACGAGGTGAAGACGCAGGGGGACTCCTTCATGGTGGCCTTCGCGTCGGCGGTGGATGCCGTGCGCTGGTGCCTGGAGGTGCAACGGGCGCTGATGCACGCGCCCTGGCCGGAGGAGCTCCTCGCCGAGTTGGACGCGGCGGAGGTGGAGGCTCCCGGCGGGCTGGTGCACCGCGGCCTGCGGGTGCGCATGGGCGTGCACCTGGGCGAGCCCGAGTGTCGCGTCGACGCGCGCACGGAGCGGGTGGACTACTTCGGCAGGATGGTGAACGTAACGGTACGCGTGGCAGCGGCGGGTCATGGCGGGCAGGTGCTGGTGAGCGGGCCGGCCTGGACGCAGGTCGAGGGGGCGATGGCGGCGTTGGGCCAGCCCGTGGTGCGTGCCCTGGGCGAGTTCCATCTCAAGGGCATCGACGAGGCCGTGTCGCTGGTGGAGGTGCTGCCCGCGGAGTTGGCGGAGCGGCGGTTCGAGGCGCTCCGGGTGCAGCGGGTGCGGCGGGGCCATGTCCCGGGCGAGACGGGAGAGCTCATCGGGCGGCAGGAGGAGCTGACGGCGCTGCGGCGCGGTTTCTCCGAGGGCGCGCGACTCGTCACCCTGCTGGGGCCCGGAGGCATGGGGAAGAGCCGGCTGGCCACGCGCTTCGGCAACCTGGAGATGGGGGCGTGCACGTGGGAGGGCGGGGTGTGGATGTGCGAGCTCACGGACGCGGCGACGGTGGGCGACATCTGCCACGCCGTCGGCCAGTCGCTGGGCGTCGCGCTCAACCGGGCCGGGGAGGACGGCGACCCCGCGGAGCGACTGGGGCGCGCCCTGGCCGGACGCGGTGACGTGCTGGTCATCCTCGACAACGTGGAGCACGTCATCCAGCACATGCCCGCCACGCTGGGCCGCTGGAGGGAGCTGGCGCCCCGGGCGCGCTTCCTCGTCACCTCGCGCGAGGCGCTGCTGCTCCCGGAGGAGCGGGTGGTCGACCTGGAGCCGCTGGAGGTGCCGGAGGAGGGCGAGACGCGCCCGGTGCGGCTGGAGTGTTGCGACGCGGTCCGCCTGTTCGTCCAGCGGGCTCGAGCGGTGCGGGGAAGCTTCGAGCTGGCGGCCGCGGAGGCGCCGCTGGTGGCGGACATCGTCCGCAAGCTGGATGGAATTCCCCTGGCCATCGAGCTCGCGGCGGCGCGCACCAACCTGCTGGGCGTGGGGCAGATTCAAGAGCGGCTGTCCCGCCGCTTCGATCTGCTGCGCGGAGGGCGGCGCGACGGCTCGGCGCGGCAGAGCACGCTGTGGGGCGCCATCGACTGGTCGTGGAACCTGCTGGAGCCCGCGGAGCGGGCGGCGCTCGCGCAGTGCTCGGTGTTCCGGGGCGGCTTCACCCTGGAAGCGGCCGAGTCGGTGCTCATGTTCCCTCCCGGCGGGCCGGACGTGATGGAGATCATCCAATCGCTGCGCTCGAAGTCGCTGCTGCGGGCCTACGCGCCCGAGGGGCTCCCCGGGGAGCTGCGGCTGGGCCTGTACGAGAGCATCCGGCAGTACGCGTCCTCGCGGCTGGCGGAGCGGGGCGAGGGCGCCATCCTGTCGGCGCGCCACGCGAGCTGCTACCTGGCGCTGGCCCGCCGGCTGAGCGCGCGGATGCGAGGCGAGGGGGGGGAGCTGGCCTTCCGCCGGCTCGCGCTGGAGCGGGAGAACCTGCTGGCGGCGTGTGACAACGCGCTGGCGGTGGTGCCCGCCACCGAGGGCTCCCTGGAGCGGGCCCTGGGCGCGCTGGTGGCGCTGGAGCCGGACGTGACGGCGCGGGGTCCCGTGGGCATCACCCTGCCGCGGTTGGACAAGGCGCTGGAGCTGTCATCCACCGTCGCGGTGGAGCCGCTGCTGCGGGCCGAGGCGCTCGCGGTGCGGGGCCGGACGCACCATGGCGCGGGCCATCTCTCCTCCGCCTGGAGGGACCTGGAGGCGGCCCGCTCCGCCTTCGGCGAGCTGGGCGCGGTGGACCGGGAGAAGCGCGTCCTGGTGGACCTGGGCATCGTGGCTCGTGACGAGGGAGACGTGGGCATGGCCTGGGAGTTGGTGCAGGAGGCGCAGGAGCTCCCCTCGGCGGGCGACCGGTGGCTGGACGCGTACGCGGTGGGGAACCTGGGGATCCTCGAGCTGGGGCGGCGCGGGGCCGGGGCGGCACTGCCCCACCTGCGCGCGGCGCTGGAGCTGTTCCGCGCCGTGGGAGACGTGGCCTTCGAGGTGGGCTTCCTCACCAACTACGCCCTGGCGATTGGCGAGAGTGGGAGCACGGCGGAAGCGGTGGTCCTGCTGGAGGAGGCCATGGAGAAGGCCTCGCGCGTGGGAGATCGCGCGGGACAGGCGCTGGCACGGGTGAACCTGGGCTGCTTCCTGCTGGACGCGGGCCGGGCCGCGGAGGCGCGCGAGCACCTGGAGGCCACCGTGCGCATGGGCCAGCAGCTCGGCATGCGCATCCTGGAGGGCGTCTCTCGCGGAGAGCTCGGCCGGGCCCTGGTGGCGCTCGGGGCGCGGGAGGCGGCGCGCACCTGCCTGGTGGAAGCCATCTCCCTGTTGGACAGGGTGTCGCGCTGGCACGCGCTGCGCTTCACCGCGCACCTGGCCTCGGTGCAGGCGGCGCTCGGAGAGCTCCCGGCCGCTCGGGAGGGGTTCGCGTCGTTGGAGGTGACGCCCGAGCTCATGGGCGACGCCGTCCTGCGCGAGCTCTCCTCGCTGCTGCGGGCCTCGCTGGACCTGGCCGAGGCCGCGAGGGCCACTCCGGGCGGCGAGGCGGAGCGGCGGGCGCTCGAGGAGGCGCGGCGGCGCGTGGAGCGGGCGCGGAGCGCTCCGGCGGAGGCTGCTTCGTCCGATCTGCGCGAGGCGCTCCGGGTGCTCGGCCGGCGCGTGCTCGGCGCTGGTGGGGACACCGCCCAGGCGTGA
- a CDS encoding RCC1 domain-containing protein yields the protein MARRVAAGHQHSLAVDEDGGVWVWGMNTSGQLSNGQNETYSTPVRLPELTGVVAITTHDEHSLALRADGTVWAWGTNRYLQLGVDDLFTDVREEPAPIPGLTGVVSISAGYFHAVAARQDGSVWTWGLVSKRGETNYYFPGTTPVQVPGLSDAVRVTASAWTASSLALRRDGTLWGWGSNASGQLGNGTTLSQDYPVQVVGMEQVVAVSASVQHSLALREDGTLWAWGSNAAGKLGTGTDRRLAPVRVLGPANTVSVSAGASHSLALHGEGTVWAWGNNARGQLGDGTTGTHATPIQVQGLSDVVALSAGSVHAVAVSEDGSMRSWGDNTSSQIGDGVSVIQPTPSRVLLPCRLTGGHSHEHLAGGSRHCHAQP from the coding sequence ATGGCCCGGCGGGTCGCGGCGGGTCACCAGCACTCGCTGGCGGTGGACGAGGACGGCGGTGTGTGGGTCTGGGGCATGAACACCTCGGGCCAGCTAAGCAATGGACAGAACGAGACCTACTCCACGCCCGTGCGGTTGCCGGAGCTCACCGGCGTCGTGGCCATCACGACACACGATGAGCATTCCCTGGCGTTGCGCGCGGATGGCACCGTGTGGGCCTGGGGCACCAATCGCTACCTCCAGCTCGGCGTCGACGACCTGTTCACCGACGTGCGCGAAGAGCCCGCCCCGATTCCGGGACTCACGGGGGTCGTGTCCATCTCGGCCGGTTACTTTCACGCGGTGGCGGCGCGCCAGGACGGCTCCGTGTGGACCTGGGGACTCGTGAGCAAGCGCGGGGAGACGAACTACTATTTCCCCGGAACCACTCCCGTCCAGGTGCCGGGGCTCTCGGATGCGGTGAGGGTGACGGCCAGCGCCTGGACGGCATCCTCCCTGGCGCTGCGCCGGGACGGGACCCTCTGGGGCTGGGGCAGCAACGCCTCCGGCCAGCTCGGCAATGGGACGACGCTCTCCCAGGACTACCCGGTCCAGGTCGTCGGGATGGAGCAGGTGGTGGCCGTGTCGGCGAGCGTCCAGCACTCGCTGGCACTGCGCGAGGATGGGACGCTCTGGGCCTGGGGCAGCAACGCCGCGGGCAAGCTCGGCACGGGAACGGATCGCCGGCTCGCTCCCGTCCGCGTGCTGGGCCCCGCGAACACGGTGAGCGTCTCGGCCGGCGCCAGCCACTCGCTGGCGCTGCACGGCGAGGGCACCGTGTGGGCCTGGGGCAACAACGCCCGCGGCCAGCTCGGGGATGGGACCACCGGGACCCATGCCACGCCCATTCAGGTGCAAGGCCTCTCGGATGTCGTGGCCCTTTCGGCGGGTTCCGTGCACGCGGTGGCGGTGAGCGAGGATGGCTCCATGCGGAGCTGGGGTGACAACACCTCCTCGCAGATTGGCGATGGGGTGTCGGTCATCCAGCCCACGCCGAGCCGTGTACTGCTGCCCTGCCGCCTCACGGGCGGGCATTCACACGAGCACCTCGCGGGCGGATCGCGGCACTGCCACGCGCAGCCGTAA
- a CDS encoding double-CXXCG motif protein has protein sequence MTRTCCWTRPLFPATWTLFRLEDFSTTIVCTERFADACQRLGLDGVTFHRLASA, from the coding sequence ATGACAAGGACCTGCTGCTGGACGCGTCCTCTCTTCCCGGCCACCTGGACCTTGTTCCGGCTGGAGGACTTCTCCACCACGATCGTCTGCACCGAGCGCTTCGCCGATGCCTGCCAACGGCTGGGCCTGGACGGCGTCACCTTCCACCGCCTGGCCAGCGCCTGA
- a CDS encoding GNAT family N-acetyltransferase, with amino-acid sequence MESLNAVTLTVEQAPSDEELRALTRSLLAYNHTHVPQENARALAVFLRTEEGALLGGARGYTHWDWLFVSHLWVDERLRGRGWGQRLMASIEEAAVRRGCHAAHLDTFSFQALGFYEKLGYERFGTLPDYPRGESRYFLWKRLGG; translated from the coding sequence ATGGAAAGCCTGAACGCGGTGACACTGACGGTGGAGCAGGCGCCCTCCGACGAGGAGCTCCGGGCCCTGACGCGGAGCCTGCTGGCGTACAACCACACGCATGTCCCGCAGGAGAACGCGCGGGCCCTGGCGGTCTTTCTCCGTACGGAGGAGGGGGCCCTGCTCGGAGGCGCCAGGGGCTACACCCACTGGGACTGGCTCTTCGTGAGTCACCTGTGGGTGGACGAGCGCCTGAGGGGAAGGGGTTGGGGCCAGCGCCTGATGGCGAGCATCGAGGAGGCGGCCGTGCGGCGGGGGTGCCACGCGGCGCACCTGGATACCTTCAGCTTCCAGGCCCTGGGCTTCTACGAGAAGCTCGGTTACGAGCGATTCGGGACACTGCCGGACTACCCGCGGGGTGAAAGTCGCTACTTCCTCTGGAAGCGCCTGGGGGGGTGA